The DNA window NNNNNNNNNNNNNNNNNNNNNNNNNNNtttgatttaagatcattttatgatcaatgactattttcttattatttttatatagctagcGAATagtgtatcttgtgacataatattttcttagatcaaaatgaacacaaaataacaagaaattaatactttataaaattaatattcaacataaatataaaaaaagtaaagttaTGTGGATCAATtcatagccaatgaagaaggaaggtgaaaatatatgttcatgatATATTCACCCTAGTGTTTCATTTGATTGAGATCTCTTGCCAAcaacactttactttctccgttcatttttacttacatatctataataatataattattatcatggttatattatcatattataagtaaaagtgaaaatatatttttgaaacaatAGACTTAACATCAAAACTACTAATTCAATGAACTATGTTGATGCCggatgttttaaaaaaattagaaagaaactccttgatttgatattaaaagaatatgaaatgGAAATACAAACAAGAAATATCTTGCCCCAATTATGTGCCTcttttgtatttgtttattattattgtctctCCCACatctttatctatttattttattacaaataataaaCAATGTGTGTATTTAAAGTCTCTGTCAAAtgaaaacacaaaagaaattaatcaagaaacaaaataagaaaaataaatgaaagttCCCACACACTATATATAGAAGATTTATGTGTGAAGCAAAGTTCAGAGATAATTGCATATTTCtttgttctcttcttttcttctttaatagAAAATCAATACCTAAATTCCAATGTTAAGAACTTCGGCGAAACATATCAATGTATTGGGGatgaatcatttatgaaaattttaaatgatctCAAATTGTCACAGAAAAGAGATCCCCAAGAATTTATAAGGAGTGAATGGTTGTGATTTAAGACTGAAGAAACATGAAGGTAGATATTGTTGTGACTATTCGTAGGtaattagtctttttttaatgaataaaacatgtaggTTAATTAAAGAGTATTAATGTtctaaaatgatataaatattattgatgTATGTATGTGATTAAAATCATCAGAGGAAAATATAAGTTTGAATTGATGAATGGTTTGCGACAATttgttcaccaactctttcttatgtggTACCTAGAATTTCGTGGGGTTTCGAACTTAATCAACTATTGCAACTAATAgttgagattttttaagaagaagaagagtataaaacctaaaaaaattgtagtttaaaagAGAGAGGAAACCCGTCTttttatagctaacaaatagtagtatgaatatgttcttattgtgccttattaGATAAGTCGcaacccttcaaaaaagtcCCTGCTCATCGGTAAAGAcataaccctttgaaaaagtcacaactcatcggatAAGGCACAACCCTTTGgtaaagtcacaaccctttgaaaaaatcacaatcctttggaaaagtcacaactcatcggaaatgtcacaacccgtcaaaaaggtcacaaccctttggaaaagtcacaactcatcacaaaagtcacaatccattaatgtgaaaaggtatcaacttttaatataacataattaaataaattgagtattttttattgGGGCATTATAGTAATACAACATTCATGTttgggagttcatgcttttaaggtagtatagaagATATAGATAGAAGATAGAtagatatgatatatgatacGGGTAATACGCTTTGCAGACAAAAAAACTAATGCAATTATCAATCTTTCCATCAGGGGTTAATAGAATCCCAAATTGCGCTATTGGAATTCTGAACCTTTTCAACATTTGTCTTCTTTCTTCTTATCGTTTCAACCCCAACAATTCGGGTATGAGAGTACATCCTCTCTCCCTGAAACCAAACATTGGAGGAATTCATTCTAATTTTTCAGAACAGCAACAACACATTCCTAATTCCTCAATGAAGAAACTCCGGAGACTTTCTCACGTATTTAACTACTTTCGGGAATTTTCGTTCTGTTCTGATGCAGATGCGGCAATTGAAGAGAAGGAAGGATTCTACCGTTTCATGGCGAAAATCGAAATAGAAGGATCTGGGAATGGACAAGTGAGGGCAAAGGTAGTAGAGATTCATCCTGGGGTAACGAAGATCATTGTGAGAAAGGGAAATGGAGACGGTGAGGATGAACAATTGAATGTGGGTACATGGAGGTACAGGTTACCTGCTTCGACGATGCTGGAGTTGGCCACGACGGTATTTGTGGACGGAGAGCTTATAGTGACGGGGCCCAAGGATGACCATGGCCGTTGAGAATTTGATAATGGATCTAGAGGTGTTTGGAGAGACGCTGAACTTGTTCTTGTACAAAAGTTAACAGTTTCACATTTTATGTATCAATTAAACAAACTACTTGTACATCAGAGTATATGctttctcaaacaaaaatgatTAAACTTCAATCATGTATACGATATACCTCAACTTTAGCcacataaaaattcaaacatggTATAAAGTTACATTTTGTCGAGACTAACTTTGAACGTCATCTGCGTATGTaaatgtttgtggttctatggacatatgtctaggtgtcctttgggtaaatggttttgtgaatagctggtttaagttcgcacttttatgttgtttatcgctaaattgtttgcttgtacctgcagctgtatttaaacaagcattatgggttttaaggagtttcccatcgtctccttttagctctgggtttttttcgtcttccgatcgacgtagctccgcatttttatagtcatgttgcTGACTTGCTTTAGACTTcatattatcttcattagtctttagcttttgtatctcgttgtccatactatccacttttgtacaaagtgtagtaatagctttgagtatcttttcgattgtatcttcttccttagtctcagtctgagtagctttgtcgtgataggtaatctgcaataacattcttatcagtttttattacttcaattgtaaatgtaaaatttaatatatttaccattttttcggtgcggaactggtagttgaggaattcatggaagtggtggtgtggtaggtgagtgatttgttttaaagattttattgttatatttttttgctaagtgtcttaatcttgatatttctttaatattaggtgcgaaattcatggtaaatataataatatttattgtaatattcttccgatagttgttttagtttgaatatttcattaatattatttatgatatattctagaaataacatatcttgggttctttggtacacatataaattttcctccattaattgttctaatagttttatatcttccatagattctatcctatattgtaaatatttgtagttcattttaatctgaatttatttttaaatcataccattctattctttcgaggtctaaatcatgtaggtctatttcataccattcttggtTTAAtttatcttctgattcgttatcttcaaatattttttcccatattattcttcttaattcaattatttctatattttaaagTATACATAGGATTAaagttttgttgttttttatcatttcatcatgaatGTATGTggtcatgttcgttgttatgcagatttttattttcaattattccttcctatcatatccataattgattaaattcatattagatcattatgaactagattatctttatcatgttttcctgtcactactaacatcgtactttagcgaatacttccttcttatcagcgcctcaactttgtttactcccttAAATGGCTTCcttgcctaccggtttcaacattaggatggcatagtatagaagttttctccctgtttccagtgttctaataaactagaaatcatgattcaaataattctaatacataataactaacataaatttattcaatcatatatatgatattcaggaatatataaaattagttccgcatattttttgaacaatatacctttgcctcttgcttagccatgctatctgaaatatctgattggatttcagatttttccattagtattttaaatatttatcttagtTGGGAGAGTATTTTCTGAAAGAAGATTTTCATTTAGGCGTTGCCTCCCTCTATGTTACAAATGCGtccctttatatagaaaggagaCGACTACTACTTTACAATTCCTATCTTATCTCTATAGTAGTGCACAATAATGTGCACGTACTATACTACTTTATGACTAATATATATCTACCTTATGACACATTATGACATACCATACCTTTTTATGACTTTTACTACTTACTTTAATGTCCACCTACTATTTTACTATTCCTACTTTACACCTTGCAAAATACTATTCCTACTTTACACCTTGCAAAGTGCTTTACATTACATCTATCTATCTATTCACGTTTATTTTGTTTGCCATCTTGTAtcttatcttctttttatcttgtcCATATCTTATCTTGTCTGTCTGCTGCTTATCTTCATCGTCTTATTTTACTCTAAATCGACATCTAGAATTATGTTATCTTCTccattgcattttgaacatatgtggttaggatatttgtgaccaattagcttgcaatatctagTTAAGAACTTTGCCGAAATAAATCATGTTTTTAGTGCTCtcgtcgtaggtcgttcttttGGCTTAAGTAATGACAAAATCCATCTCtagacttcatccatatctgctttccttagctcccttgaattggaataaatcattagttgatctcttgcatagtagctccatatagcatttccgtttaaataattatttgctagctcctgtatgatagttgatataccaattattcttttgttggcataaaaacttggtatctctattttgaatatctcttcttgttgtccgtgtcctcgggtataatcatatctttagttagtcctatcttgataacctgtattggaggttttatttcctcgtataatatttCCACTGGTGctatatagaattttatataaaataaatttccttttgtaactcttttgtatgtgacgaatgccttgtgtagttctggtattccactaacttcttctccgtcgtatatgtatacggtatttaacagtccgtagttgtaacatgttcttactaaattagtgTTAGTTTTTGgctgtgcaattaacttgttatatccttgtaacttttgtgtcaaataatcttggtttggttctttcgtagttgatctggggttaaggtttaaataagtttggattttgtgtatattttcgatataggttcgtgtgatgtagttatatgtctttttctcattttggttttgcaaactatctgcgtatgtagatgtttgtggttctatggacatatgtctaggtgtcctttgggtaaatggtttttcgaatagctggtttaagttagcatttttatgttgtttatcgctaacttgtttgcttgtacctgcagctgtatttaaacaaacattatgggttttaaggagtttcccatcgtctccttttagctctgggtttttccgtcttccgatcaACGTAGCttcgcatttttatagtcatgctgctgactagctttagacttcagattatcttcatcagtctttagcttttgtatctcgttgtccatactatccacttttgtacaaagtgtagtaatagctttgagtatcttttcaattgtatctttttcctcagtctcagtctgagtagctttgtcgtgataggtaatctgcaataacattcttatcagtttttattacttcaattgtaaatgtaaaatttaatatatttaataccaatctccttatttcttttgttgttaccgaatcttgtatttttcttgttagccaccattttacttgtgtattatttgttcttataatgaatttgttatatacaatatatggttcaaatgataataaacacttatatactgaatataattcttttctatttatttcccattttatttctgtattattaaacgttcctgaataatacctgcaatgatgttctatcgtagtgtcatcatacctgtattttaatattcctccataacttttttcactcgcatctgattctattatataagtaaattttttgttttcatctggaaagtatagtttaggtaagtttttacataataattttaccttttgtatttgtatttggtcttttttatcaaactgatattctatatctttctttaatttttgttgtaatggttttaaattctctgctaattttggtatgtattctcttacttgatttactagtcctaagaatgattgtaatttcttttttgtgtctagttgttcatttgagttaattattttttgtactatatgtgtttgcatttttatttcatttttatcaatttgtattcctgaaattctatttgatttttcattatatctgctttctttttacttagacttatacctgaatattctatgatgtgtataaatttttctaataatcttatatgtttatcttgtgttttggaatataataatatatcatcaatgtacactacacaattttctatttgtttaaagtaattgtccataaagtgttgatatctacttGGTgtttttttatatccaaataataatacattccattcataaaatccttgtggtacagtgaatgctgttagttttttagattcttcttctagttttaagtgataaaatcctgatttacaatcaaatttgctaaaataattatatccttgtatttgtcttatctttagtattttatttggtatcggataattatatcttttagttttgcatttaaattcctataatcaataaccattctactttttcccatttttcgttcactatgtttatttacgataaatgtcgggcttgtgtgcttactatttctttcttgtatatatcctttttctagaattcatttatatgtatcttaaattcggttaaatcattaaaattatactttaatggtttttgggttattatactattattatctattagctcaatttttacttttgttttatgtttttcccatccttgtaaaggatcttcactatataataattctaacttatcttggattatttttactttatctatggAGAATATAATTAACTCTATTTTAggatcttcttcttttatattttctaatttttgtgtaattttttcacttccttttatctattctgtagtttttcctttttttattatttactctttttgctcctattttttgtttgcacggtgttgtgaaccaccagtgtgtttttgttattatatatgggtataatttttctaaaaatggcattcctaatagcatatcttttgtaatcaattcaaagttatatatttcttctatagttaatatcttatccatatttgtatttttatattttttgccttatatgtgatcctgcttccttcattattaaatcctgttactactatcggtgtttttaatttttcccacttatcttctggtaaacaattgtatttacatatattagcttctgctcccgtatctatcattggtgtataatatctattgtaatatccttctattattatct is part of the Solanum stenotomum isolate F172 chromosome 8, ASM1918654v1, whole genome shotgun sequence genome and encodes:
- the LOC125874457 gene encoding uncharacterized protein LOC125874457, which produces MQLSIFPSGVNRIPNCAIGILNLFNICLLSSYRFNPNNSGMRVHPLSLKPNIGGIHSNFSEQQQHIPNSSMKKLRRLSHVFNYFREFSFCSDADAAIEEKEGFYRFMAKIEIEGSGNGQVRAKVVEIHPGVTKIIVRKGNGDGEDEQLNVGTWRYRLPASTMLELATTVFVDGELIVTGPKDDHGR